Sequence from the uncultured Draconibacterium sp. genome:
TCAATGGCGTCGTTATCAAAATCAAAAATTTTATCCGAATTCTTCTCGCAAACCATGTCCATGTGCGTTTGCAGAATAACAGTTGGAGCCTGCTCCATTCCTTTGCTGGCAGGCTTTTTAATTACTACGTTCCCAATTTTATCGGTGTGTGCTTCCAGTTTGTTTTCATGGGCAAAATCGAGTAAATATTGTCTTATCTTTTCCTCTTTTTTCGATGGCCGTGGTACGTGGCAAATCTCTTCGAAATAATTAAAAAGAGGCTGTGGTTTTAACGCTGCTAATGTTTTCATTATCTAAAAATTTAGAAGTACAAAGTTGGAAAAATGAAAGGAAAAAATTGTTGACAGATGACAGGTCTGCAACGGTATTATCAATACGTGTGCTTCCCTGTATTCCAACCTTTTTTGCCAAGCAGTTTCTCCCCCGAGTCTATTGCTCCGCTTTCAATTTCGGTTCCCATAGAGTCGTTCCAACGGTTGAGATAACCAAATAAAGCAACTACTCCGGTTATTTCCACGATTTCACCTTCACTCCAGTATGTTCTTAAATTTTCTGCAATTTGGTCATCAACACTATTTGGTATAATGGATGCTGCAAATGCAAAATCCAGAGCGGCCCGTTCAGCTTCCGAAAAAGCTGTGTGTGTTTTGTAGTCCCAGATATTGTCAAGTTTTTCCTGTTCTGCACCATAACGTTCTGCAGCACGAATGGCATGCGCCTGGCAATAACGGCAGCCTGCAGCATTGCTGCTGATGTATGCGATCATTCGTTTTAATGCACTGGTAACACGTCCCTGATTCTCCATAACTGCCTTGTTCATTTCGATAAATGCATAGGCAATACGTGGCCGGTGATGCATGGTTTTTACGCTGTTGGGGCAGAAGCCAAGCGTCTCTTCGTAAAACTCGATTAGTTGTTGTAATTCCGGATCAGAATCTCCGGTTTTTGGAGCTACAAGTGGTTGTTTCATCTTTATACAAACAGGTTTTATTCGTTAAT
This genomic interval carries:
- a CDS encoding carboxymuconolactone decarboxylase family protein; the protein is MKQPLVAPKTGDSDPELQQLIEFYEETLGFCPNSVKTMHHRPRIAYAFIEMNKAVMENQGRVTSALKRMIAYISSNAAGCRYCQAHAIRAAERYGAEQEKLDNIWDYKTHTAFSEAERAALDFAFAASIIPNSVDDQIAENLRTYWSEGEIVEITGVVALFGYLNRWNDSMGTEIESGAIDSGEKLLGKKGWNTGKHTY